In Clostridium sp., one DNA window encodes the following:
- a CDS encoding nitrogenase component 1, with product MSINIKSPEIKIRETRLGSITGFFGNASQLCEMSKGKRLCDRKHSFSQCLGCSSGNALCQLVMIQDAVVINHAPLGCSADFSDFNFTNRVGQRKRNFKLRNARLLSTNLEEKDTIYGGGEKLKTTIEEAFNRFNPKAIFITASCASGIIGDDIETIAEDAEKKFKIPVVYIPCEGFKSKMWTTGFDAAYHGIIRKIVKPPVKKQKDLINVINFWGSDIFTDLFGKIGLRPNYIVPFSTIEQLQKMSEAAATVQICPTLGTYLAAALEQEYGVQEVKAPPAYGIKGTDEWFRELGRITGKEAEVEELIKSEKEKIYPELEKLRSRLKGKRAYITAGAAHGHSLMALLEDLGMKIVGASIFHHDPCYDNGAEAAKSLDHAINTYGDIENFSVCDKQAYELVNSLNRLKPDIFVARHGGMSIWGAKLGIPTFLMGDEQFGLGYQGLINYGKKVLDVLETPEFVKNIAAHAKFPYTDWWFKQRPDTFLKEGK from the coding sequence TTGAGCATAAATATAAAATCACCGGAAATTAAAATAAGAGAAACAAGACTTGGATCAATTACGGGCTTTTTTGGAAATGCATCCCAACTATGCGAAATGTCAAAGGGGAAAAGGCTTTGTGACAGAAAACATTCTTTCAGTCAATGCCTCGGATGCAGCTCGGGAAACGCACTTTGCCAGCTTGTAATGATACAGGATGCAGTTGTTATAAACCATGCTCCGCTTGGATGCTCGGCAGACTTTTCGGATTTTAATTTTACAAACAGAGTAGGCCAGAGAAAAAGAAATTTCAAACTTAGAAATGCCAGACTGCTGAGTACAAATCTTGAAGAAAAGGACACTATTTATGGAGGGGGAGAAAAATTAAAGACTACAATAGAAGAAGCTTTTAACAGATTCAATCCCAAGGCAATTTTTATAACTGCGTCCTGTGCATCTGGTATTATAGGAGATGATATAGAAACAATAGCTGAAGATGCAGAAAAAAAATTCAAAATACCTGTAGTGTATATTCCCTGCGAAGGGTTCAAGTCAAAGATGTGGACAACAGGCTTTGATGCTGCATATCATGGAATAATAAGAAAAATAGTCAAACCTCCTGTTAAAAAGCAAAAAGATCTAATAAATGTAATTAACTTCTGGGGAAGTGATATTTTTACAGATTTGTTTGGAAAAATAGGATTGAGGCCAAATTATATAGTTCCTTTCTCAACTATAGAGCAGCTTCAAAAAATGTCAGAGGCTGCAGCTACAGTTCAAATATGTCCTACACTTGGAACGTATCTTGCAGCAGCACTTGAGCAGGAATATGGAGTACAGGAGGTAAAGGCACCTCCTGCTTACGGAATAAAGGGAACGGATGAATGGTTTAGAGAACTTGGGAGAATTACAGGAAAAGAAGCCGAGGTAGAGGAATTGATAAAATCTGAAAAGGAAAAAATATATCCTGAACTTGAAAAGCTGAGGAGCAGGTTAAAGGGTAAAAGGGCTTACATTACAGCTGGTGCGGCACATGGTCACAGTTTGATGGCTCTTCTTGAAGACCTTGGAATGAAAATTGTGGGAGCATCCATATTTCACCATGATCCATGCTATGATAACGGGGCGGAAGCAGCTAAGAGCCTTGATCATGCAATAAATACCTACGGTGATATAGAGAATTTCAGTGTATGTGACAAGCAGGCATATGAACTGGTTAATTCGCTTAATAGATTGAAGCCTGATATATTTGTTGCACGACATGGCGGAATGTCAATTTGGGGAGCCAAGCTTGGAATACCAACCTTTTTAATGGGGGATGAGCAGTTTGGACTTGGATATCAGGGATTGATAAATTACGGTAAGAAGGTTCTGGATGTACTTGAAACTCCTGAATTTGTAAAAAATATTGCAGCCCATGCAAAATTTCCGTATACTGACTGGTGGTTCAAACAGAGGCCGGATACTTTTCTGAAGGAGGGAAAATAG
- a CDS encoding nitrogenase component 1 — MPKIVQEPRHYCTLGAQQSVIAIKGAMPILHSGPGCGVKLFRGLSTDSGYQGTGYSGGGVIPCTNATEREVVFGGIKRLREVIDGTLKVLKGDLFVVLTGCTSDIVGDDVGSLVDEYKKKGIPIVFAETGGFKGSNFKGHEVVLKAIIDQFVGDKKPEVRKGLVNVFSSIPFQDTFWGGNLGSIKHLLEKIGLEVNILFGPESGGVDEWKTIPDAEFNIVLSPWVGVETAELLKAKYGTPYLHYAIPPIGARETSSFLRSVADFAGLDKESVEKVIKTEEDIFYYYLERSADFFLEFRYSIPDRFFNITDSFYALGISQFLLNELGIVPGEQYITDDTPIKYQDYIRDEFKKISDTRDFKIFFEMDGEKINERLRRYDLGTHIPLILGSSWDRDIAEELKAFRINISIPVMHRLVLNGGYLGYSGGLRLIEDIYGNILETYK, encoded by the coding sequence ATGCCTAAAATAGTTCAGGAACCAAGACATTATTGTACCCTCGGAGCCCAGCAGTCTGTAATTGCAATAAAAGGGGCAATGCCCATACTTCATTCAGGACCTGGATGTGGTGTGAAGTTATTTAGGGGACTCAGTACGGATTCCGGATATCAGGGTACAGGATATTCAGGCGGCGGAGTAATTCCATGTACAAACGCAACGGAGAGAGAAGTTGTATTTGGTGGAATAAAGAGGCTGCGTGAAGTCATTGACGGAACATTAAAAGTATTAAAAGGAGATCTGTTTGTAGTACTGACAGGCTGCACATCCGATATAGTCGGAGATGATGTAGGCTCGTTGGTGGATGAATATAAAAAAAAGGGCATACCGATAGTTTTTGCTGAAACAGGCGGCTTCAAGGGAAGTAATTTTAAGGGACATGAAGTAGTATTGAAGGCAATAATAGATCAATTTGTCGGGGATAAAAAGCCTGAAGTTAGAAAGGGACTTGTAAATGTGTTTTCATCAATACCTTTTCAGGATACTTTTTGGGGGGGAAACCTTGGCAGCATAAAACATCTGCTTGAAAAAATAGGGCTGGAAGTAAATATACTTTTCGGACCTGAATCAGGTGGAGTGGATGAATGGAAAACAATACCGGATGCAGAATTCAATATAGTGCTTTCTCCCTGGGTCGGAGTTGAAACTGCGGAGCTTTTGAAGGCAAAATATGGGACACCGTATCTGCACTATGCCATCCCTCCTATAGGGGCAAGGGAAACAAGCAGTTTTCTAAGGTCGGTTGCTGATTTTGCAGGACTTGACAAAGAAAGTGTAGAAAAGGTAATAAAAACCGAGGAAGATATTTTTTATTATTACCTGGAAAGATCCGCCGACTTTTTTCTGGAATTCAGATACAGCATACCGGATAGATTCTTTAATATAACGGATTCATTCTATGCTTTGGGAATAAGCCAGTTTCTGTTGAATGAACTTGGCATTGTTCCCGGAGAGCAGTATATTACAGATGATACTCCAATTAAATATCAGGATTATATAAGGGATGAATTTAAAAAAATTTCAGATACAAGGGATTTTAAAATATTCTTTGAAATGGATGGAGAAAAAATAAATGAAAGACTCAGAAGATATGATTTGGGAACACACATTCCATTAATACTTGGAAGCTCCTGGGACAGGGATATAGCTGAAGAATTGAAGGCATTCAGAATAAATATATCAATACCTGTCATGCACAGGCTTGTATTGAATGGCGGTTATCTTGGATACAGCGGTGGACTGAGATTGATTGAGGATATATATGGCAATATTTTGGAGACTTATAAATAA
- a CDS encoding NifB/NifX family molybdenum-iron cluster-binding protein, whose translation MYKIAVASSNGEIIDQHFGQANQFYIYEVNDADYKFVELRKLENVPENFNSDHDKFLYIIKALSGCRIVVVSQIGQGAIKFLGKNGIHAFDVEGPIDYALKKLVEYYYKVDKIDRYCN comes from the coding sequence ATGTATAAAATTGCAGTTGCGAGTAGTAATGGAGAAATAATAGACCAGCATTTTGGACAGGCCAATCAGTTCTATATATATGAAGTGAACGATGCTGACTACAAATTTGTGGAGCTTCGCAAATTGGAAAATGTGCCGGAAAATTTCAACTCTGATCATGATAAATTTTTATATATTATAAAAGCACTTTCAGGATGCAGAATTGTCGTCGTCAGCCAGATAGGTCAGGGGGCAATCAAGTTTTTAGGGAAAAACGGTATACATGCTTTTGACGTAGAGGGACCTATAGATTATGCCCTGAAAAAACTTGTGGAATACTATTATAAAGTAGACAAGATAGATAGATATTGCAATTAA
- a CDS encoding O-acetylhomoserine aminocarboxypropyltransferase/cysteine synthase family protein, with protein sequence MSEEKDYEFETLQLRAGYKPEEHNYACTVPIYQTASFNIGDTDRLQRLKSREENGFFYTRSGNPTLNILEKRITALEGGTAAIAVSSGMAAVAYSLLNAAEGGGEIIAVYSIYAGSYNLLEHTLPKFGVKVKWIENPYDTESFKNAITENTKCIFIESIGNPLINVIDIETIANIAHEENIPLIVDNTFATSYLLKPFEFGADIVVYSSTKSLAGHGSTLGGLIVENNKFDWSSGKFPHFTEPDYKVENKNLLEVFPDAPFTARVRLHYLSELGAVLSPFNAFLILQGIETLSVRIEREVENTEKIIDHLLNHPQVSWVSYPNIKDERNYRNRELSEKYLPKGAGSIFSFGFKGSQEDINKFLNSLKVFSFLVNVGDSKSLVIQPSRTTHSSLSEERREKAGAFENALRVSVGLENVNDLISDLDQAFEKSLQ encoded by the coding sequence ATGTCTGAAGAAAAAGATTATGAATTTGAAACACTTCAGCTTAGAGCTGGATACAAACCTGAAGAACATAATTATGCATGTACAGTTCCAATCTATCAAACCGCATCTTTTAATATTGGTGATACGGATAGGCTCCAGAGATTGAAATCACGAGAGGAGAATGGATTTTTTTATACAAGGAGCGGAAATCCTACTCTTAATATACTTGAAAAGAGAATAACAGCACTTGAGGGAGGAACGGCTGCTATTGCTGTTTCGTCGGGAATGGCTGCAGTAGCTTATTCTCTATTGAATGCAGCAGAAGGCGGGGGAGAAATAATTGCAGTGTATTCAATATATGCAGGTTCATATAATTTACTGGAGCATACACTGCCAAAATTTGGTGTTAAAGTAAAATGGATAGAGAATCCCTATGATACGGAATCTTTTAAAAATGCAATAACAGAGAATACCAAATGCATATTCATAGAATCAATAGGCAATCCATTGATAAATGTCATAGATATAGAAACTATAGCAAATATAGCTCATGAAGAAAATATTCCACTTATTGTCGACAATACTTTTGCAACATCTTATCTTTTAAAACCATTTGAGTTTGGAGCTGATATAGTTGTTTATTCATCTACCAAATCCCTGGCAGGACATGGATCTACACTTGGAGGTTTGATTGTGGAAAATAATAAATTCGATTGGAGCAGTGGAAAATTTCCGCATTTTACAGAACCTGATTATAAAGTGGAAAATAAAAATTTGCTTGAAGTTTTTCCTGATGCACCTTTTACAGCAAGGGTAAGGCTGCACTATTTATCTGAACTTGGAGCAGTTCTAAGTCCATTCAATGCTTTTTTAATACTGCAGGGAATAGAAACATTATCTGTAAGAATTGAGAGAGAAGTTGAGAACACAGAAAAAATTATAGACCATCTATTAAATCACCCACAGGTTTCATGGGTAAGTTATCCTAATATAAAGGATGAAAGAAATTACAGAAACAGGGAGCTTTCAGAAAAGTATTTACCTAAGGGAGCAGGAAGTATATTTTCTTTTGGGTTTAAAGGAAGTCAGGAAGATATAAATAAATTTTTAAATAGTTTAAAGGTATTTAGTTTTCTTGTAAATGTTGGAGATTCAAAATCACTTGTTATACAGCCTTCCCGAACTACACATTCTTCTTTGAGTGAAGAACGGAGGGAAAAGGCAGGAGCTTTTGAAAATGCATTGAGGGTGTCTGTTGGACTGGAAAATGTTAATGATTTGATTTCAGATCTCGACCAGGCGTTTGAAAAATCACTGCAGTAA
- a CDS encoding nitrogenase component 1 gives MSVDIEKASVEVRERRLGSITGYYGTASNLRESYSNKTLKNYERKFTQCISCSANQVMNQLCCIQDAAIVEHGPAGCSGDIPGRNLAYRTGSRNRNLKVSNLKYINTNLTEKDMVYGGIPKLERAVREAKRRFDPKAIFVTTTCASAIIGDDIESIVDKLEKELNVPVVTIYCEGFRSSIWATGFDAAYHGILRKIVKPAIKKKSDEVNIINFQGKDIFTPLLGKLGLKVNYIVPFTTIESLSRISEAAATLQICSTLGTYLASGLEKYFGVPEVKAPAPYGISGFNAWLRELGKVVHKEKQVEDLIEEERGRTKDRIAELREKLNGKKVLIGAGAAHGHGLVAIIKDLGMELSENCTWHHDPVFDNNDERSDTLKSDINNYGDFKISVCNKQSFEIVRRLYKYRPDIYIARHTGTIWATKLGIPSFLMGDEHFGIGYDGLINYGELILDTISNPSFVKGISAHNELPYTDDFLRG, from the coding sequence ATGAGTGTAGATATAGAAAAGGCTTCAGTTGAAGTGAGAGAAAGAAGGCTCGGTTCTATAACAGGATATTATGGTACTGCATCCAATCTGCGTGAAAGTTACAGCAATAAAACTCTTAAAAACTATGAGAGGAAGTTTACACAGTGTATATCCTGCAGTGCAAATCAGGTTATGAACCAGCTTTGCTGTATTCAGGATGCAGCAATTGTAGAGCATGGTCCTGCAGGCTGCAGCGGCGATATCCCGGGTCGTAATCTTGCTTATAGAACTGGAAGCAGAAACAGAAATCTAAAAGTGTCAAACTTGAAATATATAAATACAAACTTAACTGAAAAAGATATGGTTTATGGAGGTATCCCAAAGCTTGAAAGAGCAGTCAGGGAAGCAAAGAGAAGATTTGATCCAAAAGCAATATTTGTGACGACAACATGTGCTTCTGCCATAATAGGGGATGATATTGAAAGCATAGTTGATAAACTTGAAAAAGAATTGAATGTACCGGTAGTGACGATATATTGCGAGGGATTTCGATCTTCGATCTGGGCTACAGGATTTGATGCCGCATATCATGGGATTTTGAGAAAGATCGTAAAACCTGCAATAAAGAAAAAAAGTGATGAAGTGAATATAATTAATTTTCAAGGCAAGGACATATTTACTCCTCTTCTTGGAAAACTCGGGCTTAAAGTGAACTATATTGTACCATTTACGACCATAGAAAGTTTGAGCCGCATATCGGAAGCAGCAGCTACCCTGCAGATATGTTCAACCCTGGGAACATATCTTGCGTCAGGACTTGAAAAATATTTTGGAGTTCCGGAAGTAAAGGCACCGGCACCATATGGAATATCAGGTTTTAACGCATGGCTCAGGGAGCTTGGAAAGGTAGTTCACAAGGAGAAACAAGTGGAGGATTTGATAGAAGAGGAAAGGGGGAGGACAAAAGATAGAATAGCTGAACTCAGAGAAAAGCTGAATGGTAAAAAGGTGCTTATAGGTGCAGGTGCAGCCCATGGACATGGACTTGTAGCCATAATTAAAGATCTTGGAATGGAGCTTTCAGAAAATTGTACATGGCATCATGATCCTGTATTTGACAATAATGATGAAAGATCGGATACCCTTAAAAGTGATATAAACAATTATGGCGATTTTAAAATATCCGTGTGCAATAAACAATCTTTTGAAATAGTAAGAAGATTATATAAATATAGGCCTGATATTTATATAGCCAGGCATACAGGTACAATATGGGCTACAAAGCTTGGAATACCATCATTTCTTATGGGAGATGAGCACTTTGGAATCGGATATGATGGATTGATAAATTATGGAGAATTGATTCTGGATACTATAAGCAATCCGTCTTTTGTAAAGGGAATATCGGCACATAACGAACTTCCATATACAGATGATTTTTTAAGGGGGTAG